The following DNA comes from Cervus elaphus chromosome 8, mCerEla1.1, whole genome shotgun sequence.
CATCCCATACTGATCACAGTCAAGCTTTTGATAAGTATCAAGCAGAAAAGTGTGTGGCATTTACACAAAACactggaagcaaaaaaaaaaaaaaaaaaaaaacccacaaaataggAAGATTGCCTATTTTGGAAAACTCTCAAAGGCCCTGGAGCTTCTCAATGATACTCCTCAGGCTGGCAGTCAGCACATTCctctttcaaagaattttttcaTCATTACTGAGATAGCCAGGACTTACTGTTTACTTTCCTAGTTTtacatttaaacaaacaaatactTTTCCAAGAAAGGAAGACTAGTTAGGAAGTGTAGGGGGAATCTCTCTGGCAAACAAGACCCGTCCTGGCATTACATTTGAAAGCAAATCAGTCCAGGTTGCCGTCAAGAAGCCGTCTTACCTCTGCGCACTTATGGATGGTGTCAGGACCTACTCCCCCATCCACCTCAATGTCCAAAGATGGGAACTGGGTCCTCAACCAATGAACCTAGATGTACACAAGGAAATAAATGACTCCTAAGTGGAGAGGTAGAGGGAAAACACACCAAACACATCAATAGAAGTTATGACTAGGGAAAACTATCTTAATATACTGAAACAAACTTTTATAAAAGCAAGCTTTGTTCTGTTTGGCAAATGGCATTGAATTTGTCATGGCTTTGCAGAAAATATAGTTCACAGAAACAAGGCAAAGATAAAACCCTCAACAGTCAACGAAAATTCCCAAGAGAGATATCTTAGGTTATAGAACAGTTTCCAATGGTtttggaaacaaaaacactaacatgTGGTATCTCTTCTGATCTCCAAACCTAAATCTTTCTGGGCCTCTCTCATCCCATATTCCAATGATATGTAGGCACCCCCATCTCCCCACCTTCAGAGCAAGGCACAAACATACAAGTAGCCCAATACATGCTTACTGAATGAATATACACAATAAAAAACCTTACTCCAGAACCAAATACTTCTTTTTACCTTTGGCATCATATCTTCCATGAATTTCTGCCCTCCAAACCCAGGTTCCACTGTCATAACCAAGGCCATATCTATTTGATTAGCCCATGGTGCCAAATACTCAACTGAAGTTCCTGGTTTGATAGCAAGGCCAACCTGTAACAAACAAATTTGCTACATCACATCAATAACTATTTCCATATTACATTATTGTGGCTTATCAGGCCCAGTAGGAAGCTCTATTCTTCAAGAATGGAATAGGTACATAAATTGTTCAgctgtaatcttttttttaagtcaaaatggATATCACAAGCAAATGTTTCTAAAAGGTAGCAATTTCTAGAAAACATTAGTACAATGTATTAATTTTATCTGACAAACACTTTATACTTAAAGTCTAGCTTCAAAGCTGAAGAACAGCTGCCTATGTCTGGTCTTCACCTATCATTTTGGGCCTTCCACCAAACCTTCCCAACTCTGAGAATGAGTAGTATAAAACATCACCCTCACTGCTAAGCTCTTACCTTCATTCCGTTCTCCCGAATGTCTTTGATCAAAGCTCCTGGGTTGTCAGCAGCCTCGAGATGAAAGGTATATTGATTGGCTCCTGCTACAGCCATTGGTTTCACCCACTGTTCCGGCCTGGACACCATCATGTGCATGTCTGGAAAGGAAAGACACATCCCCTAAGTATCACGAAAAGGAAAACAGCTGCTCCTATTATTGAAGTCAATCTGTAGTTTTTGCTATTTCAGATATGGACTCTTCTGGCATCATGATAATTGTTAAATAGAAGTCATACTTCGGCACAGATAGCTTCCCTGCATCCTTAAGATAAGGTTTTGGTTAAACACATTTAtcaaaaaaaatccaacattttTGCACAAAAAGCCTGCGGCACTATTTATGAGAAGTAGTAACTAGAAATCAGGAAACCTAAGTTCAGATTCAGGAAATACCATTGTAAAAAACTTAAGATTACATTCTTAGTGAGGGAGACAAATAAAGGAGTGAATACAAATAAagttggtaaaaaataaagccagtGTTGATGGAGTTAGCGGGGGCGCCCCACTGGGGAAAGAGGATGAGGTCAGAGAAACACTGGATAAAACTACAGAACTCTGCAGACCATCAGGTTTTATTTTGAATGACACAGAACAAATACTGCAGTACTTAGATCTGACTT
Coding sequences within:
- the RPE gene encoding ribulose-phosphate 3-epimerase isoform X1, whose product is MASGCRIGPSILNSDLASLGAECLRMLDSGADYLHLDAPCSSGRHFVPNITFGHPVVESLRKQLGQDPFFDMHMMVSRPEQWVKPMAVAGANQYTFHLEAADNPGALIKDIRENGMKVGLAIKPGTSVEYLAPWANQIDMALVMTVEPGFGGQKFMEDMMPKVHWLRTQFPSLDIEVDGGVGPDTIHKCAEAGANMIVSGSAIMRSEDPRSVINLLRNVCSEAAQKRSLDR
- the RPE gene encoding ribulose-phosphate 3-epimerase isoform X4: MHFVPNITFGHPVVESLRKQLGQDPFFDMHMMVSRPEQWVKPMAVAGANQYTFHLEAADNPGALIKDIRENGMKVGLAIKPGTSVEYLAPWANQIDMALVMTVEPGFGGQKFMEDMMPKVHWLRTQFPSLDIEVDGGVGPDTIHKCAEAGANMIVSGSAIMRSEDPRSVINLLRNVCSEAAQKRSLDR
- the RPE gene encoding ribulose-phosphate 3-epimerase isoform X5, translating into MHMMVSRPEQWVKPMAVAGANQYTFHLEAADNPGALIKDIRENGMKVGLAIKPGTSVEYLAPWANQIDMALVMTVEPGFGGQKFMEDMMPKVHWLRTQFPSLDIEVDGGVGPDTIHKCAEAGANMIVSGSAIMRSEDPRSVINLLRNVCSEAAQKRSLDR
- the RPE gene encoding ribulose-phosphate 3-epimerase isoform X3; its protein translation is MASGCRIGPSILNSDLASLGAECLRMLDSGADYLHLDAPCSSGRSVFYMHMMVSRPEQWVKPMAVAGANQYTFHLEAADNPGALIKDIRENGMKVGLAIKPGTSVEYLAPWANQIDMALVMTVEPGFGGQKFMEDMMPKVHWLRTQFPSLDIEVDGGVGPDTIHKCAEAGANMIVSGSAIMRSEDPRSVINLLRNVCSEAAQKRSLDR
- the RPE gene encoding ribulose-phosphate 3-epimerase isoform X2; translation: MASGCRIGPSILNSDLASLGAECLRMLDSGADYLHLDVMDGHFVPNITFGHPVVESLRKQLGQDPFFDMHMMVSRPEQWVKPMAVAGANQYTFHLEAADNPGALIKDIRENGMKVGLAIKPGTSVEYLAPWANQIDMALVMTVEPGFGGQKFMEDMMPKVHWLRTQFPSLDIEVDGGVGPDTIHKCAEAGANMIVSGSAIMRSEDPRSVINLLRNVCSEAAQKRSLDR